CGAAGTTTGAAGGGCATTTGCAACCCTTGGGTTATGAGCCCGGAGAATGATTAATAAAAACACCAGCTTAGAATGCTACTGTGCCCTGGCTGTGCCTCACTGCTTAAATAGTTGGTATCTGCCAACCTGACAGAAAGCCCCACGGGTCAGAGATCTGTGGGGCTTTTCATTGGGCAGCTCAATAAGCATTAGATTTCCAGTCCCTGTATTGATCTTCGGTAAATGACACTTTTGGGGCAGGAAAATAGGGCAAGTATTTGCCCAATGGTGACCAGTCCTGACCTATTTGGAGGATGATGAGAGGTGATCAACTGAAACGGTTCAAGCCAAGGACGCTTCGGATGAGGCGTAAACGAAACCTTGGAAACTAGAAATGTGTCTGTTAGTTTTAGACCCAAGTAGCTTACATTGCTTTGTCGACGTACACTTGAGCCGTCTCTGAAGTCGGCGGCAGCGATCAATACGAAATTGCGATTAGATTAGGGGAACCATGAGCTCAAGAAACGTGGCACAGAAGCTGATCGAGGGTCATCTGCTGGATGGGCGTATGGAGCCTGGCGAGGAAATCGCGCTCCGCATCGACCAAACGCTCACGCAGGACGCTACGGGAACCATGGTCATGCTGGAGCTGGAGGCGATGGGTTTGGAGCGCGCCCAGACCGAGGTCTCGGTTCAGTACATCGACCACAATCTGCTGCAGACCGATTTCAAGAACGCCGACGATCATGTATTTCTTCACAGTGCGTG
The DNA window shown above is from Candidatus Neomarinimicrobiota bacterium and carries:
- a CDS encoding aconitate hydratase, which produces MSSRNVAQKLIEGHLLDGRMEPGEEIALRIDQTLTQDATGTMVMLELEAMGLERAQTEVSVQYIDHNLLQTDFKNADDHVFLHSA